From the genome of Gracilinanus agilis isolate LMUSP501 chromosome 2, AgileGrace, whole genome shotgun sequence, one region includes:
- the LOC123233725 gene encoding sodium-dependent lysophosphatidylcholine symporter 1-B-like, whose amino-acid sequence MLYLNRLDPFWASSVIFIGRAWDSVSDPIVGFLVSRSPRRKCGKLIPWVLGSTPFGVLLYCLLWFTLSDTLPTSWKFFWYLTTYCFFQTCLSCYHVPYTSMTMFLGGSQSDRDSATAYNPTERSPKVK is encoded by the exons ATGCTTTACCTGAACAGA CTGGATCCCTTCTGGGCTTCCTCTGTTATCTTCATCGGTCGAGCATGGGATTCAGTATCTGACCCCATCGTTGGCTTCCTGGTGAGCAGGAGTCCCCGGAGGAAGTGTGGCAAACTGATTCCGTG GGTTTTGGGCTCTACCCCCTTTGGTGTCTTGCTGTACTGTCTCCTCTGGTTTACACTCTCTGACACCCTACCCACCTCCTGGAAGTTCTTCTGGTACCTGACCACCTACTGTTTCTTCCAGACATGTCTGAGT TGTTACCATGTGCCATACACCTCGATGACCATGTTCCTAGGAGGAAGCCAGAGTGATCGAGACTCTGCCACTGCCTACA ATCCAACTGAGAGAAGTCCCAAAGTCAAGTAA